In the Polyangiaceae bacterium genome, one interval contains:
- a CDS encoding creatininase family protein codes for MSVLRLAAMTFDDVQRLDPGRTVAVLPVGATEAHGPHLPLATDVVIAEAMAEAGAEQLAANGLTVLLLPPIAYTVASYAESFAGTISIRPETARALYVDIGRALMAHGLTWLCLANAHLEPTHIKSLYDAQQELVATGLRVVFPDVTRKPWALRLTDEFKSGACHAGQYEGSIVLAARPDWVKNEVREGLPDNPARLSVAIREGKRRFEDAGGPRAYFGFPARATAAEGFDTIRTLGGILADAVRDARGGAEGVAGGSEPR; via the coding sequence ATGAGCGTGCTTCGACTCGCCGCAATGACCTTCGACGACGTGCAGCGCCTCGACCCCGGGCGAACGGTGGCGGTCCTGCCGGTGGGTGCGACTGAAGCACACGGGCCGCACTTGCCCTTGGCAACGGACGTCGTCATCGCCGAGGCGATGGCGGAAGCAGGGGCCGAGCAGCTAGCCGCGAACGGCTTGACGGTGCTGCTCCTGCCGCCTATCGCGTACACCGTGGCAAGCTACGCGGAGTCGTTTGCCGGCACGATTTCGATTCGTCCCGAGACGGCGCGTGCCCTGTACGTCGACATCGGTCGGGCGCTGATGGCTCACGGGTTGACTTGGCTGTGCCTGGCCAACGCCCATCTCGAACCGACCCACATCAAGAGCTTGTACGACGCTCAGCAAGAATTGGTGGCTACTGGGCTGCGAGTCGTGTTCCCGGACGTGACGCGCAAACCCTGGGCACTGCGTCTGACGGACGAGTTCAAGAGCGGAGCTTGCCACGCGGGGCAGTACGAGGGGTCGATCGTGCTCGCTGCGCGTCCCGACTGGGTGAAGAACGAGGTGCGCGAAGGCCTTCCCGACAACCCGGCCAGGCTGTCCGTCGCGATCCGCGAGGGAAAACGGCGCTTCGAGGACGCGGGGGGGCCTCGCGCGTACTTTGGCTTTCCGGCGCGGGCGACGGCGGCCGAGGGGTTCGACACGATCCGCACCCTGGGTGGCATCCTCGCCGACGCAGTACGGGACGCCCGGGGCGGCGCCGAAGGCGTAGCCGGCGGTTCGGAACCCCGTTGA